The Apibacter raozihei genome contains a region encoding:
- a CDS encoding thermonuclease family protein, which produces MTKVNLLWRIKLLLLCILFCLGFQKTATLTGKVIKVADGDTITILTEDKKQVKIRLYGIDCPEKKQDFGTKARTFTSTICFGKNVTVEIKGIDRYKRTLGIVKVEGKNVNEELLKNGLAWKYKYTYSSHYLKLAQQARKSKLNIWSLKKPIAPWDFRKRK; this is translated from the coding sequence ATGACTAAGGTTAATCTCTTATGGAGAATTAAGTTATTGCTTTTATGCATTTTATTCTGTTTAGGATTTCAAAAAACAGCAACCTTAACAGGGAAAGTGATAAAAGTGGCTGATGGAGATACGATTACAATTCTTACAGAAGATAAAAAACAAGTAAAAATCCGGTTGTATGGAATTGATTGTCCGGAAAAGAAACAGGATTTCGGGACTAAAGCACGAACATTTACCAGTACAATATGCTTTGGTAAAAATGTAACTGTAGAAATTAAAGGAATCGACAGATATAAAAGAACGTTAGGAATTGTTAAAGTTGAAGGAAAAAACGTTAATGAAGAATTGCTGAAAAATGGTTTGGCATGGAAGTACAAATACACCTATTCAAGTCATTATTTAAAGCTGGCACAGCAGGCAAGAAAAAGCAAATTAAATATATGGAGCTTAAAAAAGCCGATAGCTCCCTGGGATTTTAGAAAACGTAAATAA
- the metI gene encoding methionine ABC transporter permease MetI: MSDSMIELLIKGIGETLVMTFVSGIFGFILGLPMGVLLFITRKGQIKENVVFNNTASVIVNIFRAIPFIILIVWMIPFTRMLVGTSIGVSAALVPLSIGVAPFIARMVENSLLEVPNGLIEASKAMGATSFQIVWKVLLPEAMPSLINGATITLITLVGYSAMGGAVGAGGLGQIGYQYGYVGYDVTIMNTVLILLILLVFAIQFTGDYLSKKVNHK, translated from the coding sequence ATGTCTGATTCAATGATTGAACTTTTAATTAAAGGAATAGGAGAAACATTGGTTATGACTTTTGTTTCAGGAATATTTGGTTTTATTTTAGGGCTTCCCATGGGAGTGCTTCTCTTTATTACTCGTAAAGGGCAGATTAAAGAAAATGTTGTATTTAATAATACGGCATCAGTAATTGTTAATATTTTTAGGGCAATCCCATTTATCATATTAATTGTCTGGATGATACCTTTCACACGGATGCTGGTAGGAACTTCTATCGGAGTAAGTGCGGCTTTAGTGCCGTTAAGCATAGGGGTAGCTCCTTTCATTGCTCGGATGGTTGAAAATAGTTTGCTGGAAGTACCTAATGGGTTGATAGAAGCCTCTAAAGCTATGGGTGCTACATCGTTTCAGATAGTATGGAAAGTGCTTCTACCTGAGGCTATGCCATCACTTATAAATGGAGCAACAATAACACTAATTACTTTGGTTGGTTATTCGGCCATGGGAGGTGCAGTAGGAGCCGGAGGATTAGGGCAGATTGGCTATCAGTACGGATATGTTGGGTATGATGTCACTATTATGAATACCGTTCTAATTTTATTAATACTTCTTGTTTTTGCCATTCAGTTTACAGGAGATTATCTTTCTAAAAAAGTAAATCATAAATAA
- a CDS encoding MetQ/NlpA family lipoprotein, protein MKKLLAVFSIVSLFLVTSCHNDKKNDPNHIKVGVISGPEYVVAQTAQKVAKEKYGLDVELVQFNDYVLPNSALNDGDIDVNAYQTNPFLDDVRKNKGYKLAVVGNTFVYPLAGYSKKIKSLTELKDGAGVAIPNDPANRARALILLQKQGLIKLKDSTNLFSQVTDIVENPKHLNIIDLEGPQLPRTLDDPKVEISIINNTFAAKAGFLLKDGLFVEDKESPYVNIIVSREENKDAENVKKFVKAYQSDEVAATADKEFKGGAVKGW, encoded by the coding sequence ATGAAAAAATTATTAGCTGTATTTAGTATAGTAAGCTTGTTTTTAGTAACATCATGTCACAATGATAAAAAAAATGATCCTAATCACATAAAAGTAGGAGTAATATCAGGACCGGAATATGTAGTAGCACAAACGGCTCAGAAAGTTGCTAAAGAAAAATACGGTTTAGATGTGGAATTGGTACAATTTAACGATTATGTGCTTCCAAACTCTGCCTTAAATGATGGAGATATAGATGTGAATGCCTATCAAACCAATCCTTTTTTAGATGATGTTAGAAAAAACAAAGGTTATAAACTGGCTGTAGTAGGAAATACATTTGTTTATCCTTTGGCAGGATATTCAAAAAAAATTAAATCGTTAACAGAATTAAAAGATGGAGCTGGAGTAGCCATACCTAACGATCCGGCAAATAGAGCCAGAGCTCTAATACTTCTTCAAAAACAAGGGTTAATAAAACTTAAAGATTCTACTAATTTGTTTTCACAGGTGACAGACATTGTTGAAAATCCAAAGCATTTGAATATTATAGATTTGGAAGGTCCACAATTACCTAGAACTTTAGATGATCCTAAAGTTGAAATATCAATTATCAATAATACGTTTGCAGCAAAAGCCGGATTTTTACTAAAAGATGGTTTGTTTGTAGAAGACAAAGAATCTCCCTATGTAAATATAATTGTTTCCAGAGAAGAAAATAAAGATGCTGAAAATGTGAAAAAATTTGTAAAAGCATACCAATCCGATGAGGTAGCAGCAACTGCTGACAAAGAATTCAAAGGAGGAGCAGTTAAAGGTTGGTAA
- the metN gene encoding methionine ABC transporter ATP-binding protein MetN has translation MIELKNITKIFELNGKRTSALSGVDLSIPQGKIVGVIGESGAGKSTLIRCVNLLERPTSGEVWVDGKNLMEMTSGALVKARRNIGMIFQHFNLLSSRTVFENIAFPLELSGMSKNNIEKRVYELIELVGLKEKAYVYPSNLSGGQKQRVAIARTLANNPKVLLSDEATSALDPATTHSILTLLKDINKKLNITILLITHEMDVVKEICDEIAVISNGQLIEKGSVSEIFSHPKAGLTRRFIASSLHLEIPVDYQERLIPNPESGKHPLLKLQITGNTVDEPILSEAARKFDINNNIISARMDYAGGVKFGVMLTEFMGDPEQEQQAIDYLKSKNIKVTVLGYV, from the coding sequence ATGATTGAATTAAAGAATATTACGAAGATTTTTGAGCTGAATGGAAAGAGGACTTCAGCCTTATCCGGAGTTGATTTGTCAATTCCTCAGGGTAAAATAGTTGGAGTTATCGGAGAATCCGGTGCGGGGAAAAGCACCTTAATCCGGTGTGTTAATCTGCTGGAAAGACCTACCTCAGGAGAAGTTTGGGTGGATGGAAAGAATCTTATGGAAATGACATCAGGAGCTTTGGTAAAAGCAAGACGAAACATAGGAATGATATTTCAACATTTTAACCTTCTTTCATCAAGAACAGTTTTTGAAAATATTGCCTTTCCTCTTGAGCTGAGTGGCATGTCAAAAAATAATATTGAAAAAAGAGTTTATGAATTAATTGAACTGGTTGGACTTAAAGAGAAAGCATATGTTTATCCTTCTAATTTATCCGGAGGTCAGAAACAGAGGGTAGCAATTGCTAGAACACTGGCAAATAACCCCAAAGTACTTCTCTCAGATGAGGCTACCAGTGCTTTAGATCCAGCGACCACCCATTCAATACTAACTTTGTTGAAAGACATCAATAAAAAGCTGAACATTACAATACTTTTAATCACTCACGAAATGGATGTAGTAAAAGAAATATGTGATGAAATAGCAGTAATCAGCAATGGGCAGCTTATCGAAAAAGGTTCCGTTTCCGAAATATTTTCTCATCCTAAAGCAGGGCTTACCCGCCGTTTTATCGCTTCTTCGCTACATTTGGAAATACCCGTTGACTATCAGGAACGATTAATACCTAATCCTGAATCAGGAAAACACCCCTTATTAAAATTACAAATTACCGGTAATACAGTAGATGAACCTATTTTATCAGAAGCTGCAAGAAAATTCGATATTAACAATAATATTATTAGCGCACGTATGGATTATGCCGGAGGGGTTAAATTTGGTGTTATGCTGACAGAATTTATGGGAGATCCGGAGCAGGAACAACAGGCTATAGATTATTTGAAAAGTAAAAATATTAAAGTAACAGTATTAGGATATGTCTGA
- a CDS encoding NAD(P)H-dependent oxidoreductase translates to MELIKALEWRYATKKFDPSKKVEQSLVDQIIEAAWLAPTSSGLQPFKIIEITNQELKEKMVPISMNQQQVADSSHVLVFAAWDTYTENRIDTIYSHITQNRNQPDDAYKSYTDRIKGIYLNQEDELNFAHTARQAYIAFGLSIAAAAELKVDTTPMEGFDNEALDNLLDLKKQKLRSVTVLPLGYRDSENDWLVNMKKVRHPKKDFLIQLK, encoded by the coding sequence ATGGAATTAATAAAAGCATTAGAATGGAGATACGCTACTAAGAAATTTGACCCTTCAAAAAAAGTTGAACAATCTTTAGTCGATCAAATAATAGAAGCTGCCTGGTTAGCACCGACCTCATCGGGTCTTCAACCATTCAAAATTATAGAGATTACCAATCAAGAACTTAAGGAAAAAATGGTTCCCATCTCTATGAATCAACAACAAGTTGCAGACAGTTCTCACGTTCTTGTCTTTGCGGCCTGGGATACTTATACAGAAAACAGAATTGATACTATTTACAGTCACATAACACAAAATCGCAATCAGCCAGATGATGCATATAAAAGCTATACTGACAGAATTAAAGGCATTTATCTTAACCAGGAAGATGAACTAAACTTTGCTCACACAGCTAGACAGGCTTATATTGCTTTCGGTTTATCAATTGCTGCTGCTGCAGAGCTTAAAGTTGATACTACTCCGATGGAAGGTTTTGATAATGAAGCTTTAGACAATTTATTAGACTTAAAAAAACAAAAATTAAGAAGTGTAACTGTACTACCCCTAGGATATAGAGATTCAGAAAATGATTGGTTGGTTAATATGAAAAAGGTGAGACATCCTAAAAAAGATTTTTTAATTCAGCTAAAATAA
- a CDS encoding 2,3-bisphosphoglycerate-dependent phosphoglycerate mutase — MAILVLFRHGQSVWNLENKFTGWVDVDLTDKGREEAKEAGDKLKGMHFDYAYSSELKRAQETLNIALNEAGIKNVPTIYNKALNERMYGDLQGLNKAETAKKFGDEQVHQWRRSYDIAPPNGESLKDTAERVIPYFEKEIIPKLKEEKNIVIAAHGNSLRALIMYLEKLTPDEIINFEIATGVPREYDLDQNLKIIKVKNL, encoded by the coding sequence ATGGCAATTTTAGTATTATTCAGACACGGACAAAGTGTATGGAATCTGGAAAATAAATTTACAGGATGGGTAGACGTTGATCTTACCGATAAAGGAAGAGAGGAAGCTAAGGAAGCTGGAGACAAATTAAAAGGAATGCATTTTGATTATGCTTATTCCTCCGAACTTAAAAGAGCTCAGGAGACACTCAATATAGCTTTGAATGAAGCGGGAATAAAAAATGTGCCTACCATCTATAATAAAGCATTAAATGAGAGAATGTACGGTGATTTGCAAGGATTAAATAAAGCCGAGACTGCTAAAAAATTTGGAGATGAACAGGTGCACCAATGGAGAAGAAGTTATGATATAGCTCCCCCTAACGGAGAAAGTCTTAAAGATACAGCAGAAAGGGTTATTCCTTATTTTGAAAAAGAAATTATTCCGAAACTGAAAGAGGAAAAAAACATAGTCATTGCAGCTCATGGTAATAGTTTAAGAGCTCTGATTATGTATCTTGAAAAACTTACTCCTGATGAAATAATCAATTTTGAAATTGCAACTGGCGTACCTCGTGAGTATGATTTGGATCAAAATTTAAAAATTATTAAGGTTAAAAACTTATAA
- a CDS encoding type IX secretion system plug protein yields MRKLLINLLFPLALMAQQAEEKVYDKSVNGIQFFNPETNDETTILKLGDKFILSFDMLDKGYERLYYSIRHYDRNWEKDNLFESEYIDGYTQSQIYEYQSSFNTRQNYTHYTLEFPNNDMRPKVSGNYLFTVYDADRKPVFSKKILYYEPQAEVGVKYERYSSVQNPDITQRVIVEASIPSNQGSIRNNQLSLCILQNNNWKVAQCNISPQFINGNLFTFGQLTNAFEGGNEFFTFDTKNITVAGYGVYRVFESEGKYNIWLYPVIPYPLDYTYNPDVNGAFYFRRFDLSQERDARNEGDYTPVSFFVNSTNPVDDKDLYVVGLFNNYDISESNKMEFNEEQRGYEKTCLLKQGFYNYTIATKDKKSGRISFSEIPGSFWQTENLYQALIYYVPFGGTYDALIGYGEVRATRQ; encoded by the coding sequence ATGAGAAAATTACTGATAAATTTATTATTTCCTTTGGCCTTAATGGCACAGCAGGCAGAAGAAAAAGTTTACGACAAGAGTGTGAATGGAATACAGTTTTTTAATCCTGAAACTAATGATGAAACTACAATTTTAAAACTAGGAGATAAATTTATATTATCATTTGATATGTTGGATAAAGGCTATGAAAGGCTTTATTATTCAATCAGGCATTACGATAGAAACTGGGAAAAAGACAATCTCTTTGAATCGGAATACATAGATGGATATACTCAATCACAGATTTATGAATATCAATCTTCATTTAATACACGACAAAACTATACGCACTACACTCTGGAATTTCCTAATAATGACATGCGTCCGAAAGTATCAGGAAATTATCTCTTTACAGTATATGATGCAGATAGGAAACCAGTGTTTAGTAAAAAAATATTGTATTATGAGCCGCAGGCAGAAGTTGGAGTGAAATATGAAAGGTATTCATCAGTACAAAATCCGGATATAACACAACGTGTGATTGTAGAGGCATCCATTCCTTCTAATCAAGGTTCAATAAGAAATAATCAACTTTCCTTATGTATCTTACAGAATAATAATTGGAAAGTTGCTCAATGTAATATATCTCCCCAGTTTATTAATGGAAATTTATTCACTTTTGGTCAATTAACCAATGCATTTGAAGGAGGTAATGAATTTTTTACATTTGATACAAAAAACATAACAGTAGCCGGATACGGAGTATATAGAGTTTTTGAATCAGAAGGAAAATATAATATCTGGTTATATCCGGTGATACCATATCCTTTAGATTATACGTATAATCCAGATGTAAACGGGGCATTTTATTTTCGTAGATTTGATTTAAGCCAGGAAAGGGATGCACGAAATGAAGGTGATTACACACCCGTAAGTTTTTTTGTAAATTCAACTAATCCGGTTGACGATAAAGATCTTTATGTTGTGGGTCTGTTTAACAATTATGATATATCGGAAAGTAATAAAATGGAATTTAATGAAGAGCAAAGAGGATATGAAAAAACATGTTTACTTAAGCAGGGGTTTTATAATTATACCATTGCTACCAAAGATAAAAAATCAGGTAGAATTAGTTTTTCAGAAATTCCCGGTTCATTTTGGCAGACAGAAAATTTATATCAGGCATTAATCTATTATGTGCCATTTGGAGGTACTTATGATGCTCTCATAGGTTACGGAGAAGTTAGAGCCACCAGACAGTAA
- a CDS encoding MarR family winged helix-turn-helix transcriptional regulator, translated as MKEIPSINEQLCFPIYVISRQITTLYRPYLEKLGLTYPQYLVMLVLWETGTCCVKDIGERLWLDSGTLTPLLKRMEENGWISRSRCADDERIVLIHMTEKGINLKPLVSELPCILKKELSDEDGRLDDLRNQLNDLLSFISNKCKTKHNLIK; from the coding sequence ATGAAAGAAATTCCTAGTATCAACGAACAGTTATGTTTCCCTATTTACGTCATATCGAGACAAATAACAACTTTATACAGACCTTATCTTGAAAAATTAGGACTCACCTATCCTCAATATCTGGTAATGCTTGTCCTTTGGGAAACAGGTACCTGTTGTGTAAAGGATATTGGTGAACGATTATGGTTAGATAGTGGTACGTTAACTCCTTTGTTGAAGAGAATGGAGGAAAATGGATGGATAAGCAGAAGCCGTTGCGCAGATGATGAACGTATTGTACTTATTCATATGACTGAGAAAGGTATTAATCTGAAGCCTTTGGTGTCTGAATTACCTTGTATTTTAAAAAAAGAGCTTAGTGATGAAGACGGACGCCTCGATGATTTAAGAAATCAATTAAATGATTTACTTTCTTTCATTTCAAATAAATGTAAAACAAAACATAATTTAATAAAATAA
- a CDS encoding S9 family peptidase codes for MKKISLLAAVLLGIFSMAQKQNLTPEMLWSLGRVSVDAVNEKGDIIYGVQYYNIKDNNSSRDLYRVTLEGKVKQITQTPEKEKALFFKGDNILYYSSGDAVFSYNLINGESVKINEENEKLAGLVLSEDSKQMAVSMPVKLEKVSGADMYPELEKSDAKVYDHLMYRHWDSWKDGNFEHILIGSSTKSLTDINKDEMFNSENYSFSPDGKYLVYQSKKMFGTADAISTNTDIYLYEVSTQKTINITSDNQGYDVNPTFSPDGQYISWLSMKTDGYEADKNDIKIYSLKTKKTENLTSGWDNTVGSYIWGKLGNYIYFIAGINATEQYYELDVKTKKIRQITKGQHDFTSIFQCGDYLVGGREDMNHASEVYKVHIKTGEQTKLTSVNDEAYSKIAMGRVEERWVDTTDGKKMLVWVIFPPNFDKNKKYPTLLYCQGGPQSTVSQFYSFRWNFQIMAANNYIIVAPNRRGLPSFGVKWNEEISGDWGGQPMRDYLSAIDEISKESYVDKNRLGAVGASYGGYSVYYLAGIHNKRFKTFIAHCGVFDLESMYGTTEEVFFPNYDLGGSYWNNPQPKAYKEFNPIKLVEKWDTPILVIHGGRDYRVPYTQGLEAFQVAQLKGIKSRLLFFPEESHWVQQPQNGIIWQKEFFKWLKETL; via the coding sequence ATGAAAAAAATTAGTCTGTTAGCGGCTGTTTTATTAGGAATTTTTTCTATGGCTCAAAAACAAAATTTAACTCCTGAAATGCTTTGGAGTTTAGGAAGGGTATCAGTTGATGCAGTAAACGAAAAAGGAGATATCATTTACGGTGTTCAATATTATAATATTAAGGATAATAATAGTTCCCGTGATTTATACAGAGTAACTTTGGAGGGTAAAGTTAAGCAGATTACTCAAACGCCTGAAAAAGAAAAGGCTTTATTCTTCAAAGGGGATAATATTTTATATTATTCTTCCGGAGATGCAGTTTTCTCCTATAACCTTATAAACGGAGAGTCTGTAAAGATTAATGAAGAAAATGAAAAGCTTGCAGGGTTGGTTTTGTCTGAAGATTCTAAACAGATGGCTGTTTCCATGCCAGTAAAATTAGAAAAAGTGTCTGGAGCTGATATGTATCCCGAATTAGAAAAATCGGATGCGAAAGTATATGATCATTTGATGTATCGTCATTGGGATAGTTGGAAAGATGGGAATTTTGAACACATATTAATTGGCTCATCAACAAAATCACTTACAGATATCAACAAAGATGAAATGTTTAATTCCGAAAATTATTCGTTTTCTCCTGATGGAAAGTATCTGGTGTATCAGTCAAAAAAAATGTTCGGAACCGCAGATGCTATTTCTACAAATACAGACATTTACTTGTATGAAGTATCTACACAAAAAACAATAAACATAACTTCGGATAATCAAGGATATGATGTTAATCCAACATTTAGTCCCGATGGGCAATATATATCATGGCTTTCTATGAAGACCGATGGATACGAAGCTGATAAAAATGATATTAAAATATACAGTTTAAAAACAAAGAAAACAGAAAACCTTACGTCCGGATGGGATAATACAGTTGGAAGTTACATTTGGGGTAAGCTGGGAAATTATATATATTTCATCGCAGGAATAAATGCTACAGAACAGTATTATGAGTTAGATGTAAAAACTAAAAAAATCCGTCAGATAACTAAGGGGCAACACGATTTCACAAGCATTTTTCAGTGTGGTGATTACCTGGTGGGAGGAAGAGAGGATATGAACCATGCCTCAGAAGTATACAAAGTTCATATAAAGACAGGAGAGCAGACCAAGCTAACAAGTGTTAACGATGAAGCTTATAGCAAAATAGCGATGGGAAGGGTTGAAGAAAGATGGGTCGATACAACGGATGGAAAAAAAATGCTGGTATGGGTAATATTTCCGCCAAATTTCGACAAAAACAAGAAATATCCAACATTATTGTATTGTCAGGGAGGTCCTCAAAGTACAGTTTCCCAGTTTTATAGTTTCCGATGGAATTTTCAGATTATGGCTGCAAACAATTATATAATTGTAGCTCCTAACCGTAGAGGTTTACCTTCCTTTGGTGTAAAATGGAATGAAGAAATCTCAGGAGATTGGGGTGGTCAGCCTATGCGTGATTATCTATCAGCAATAGACGAAATTTCAAAAGAATCGTATGTCGATAAAAACAGGCTAGGAGCAGTAGGGGCAAGTTATGGAGGATATTCAGTGTATTATCTGGCGGGTATACATAACAAAAGATTTAAAACGTTTATTGCTCATTGCGGCGTATTTGATTTAGAATCTATGTATGGAACTACTGAAGAAGTTTTCTTCCCGAATTATGATCTCGGAGGTTCCTATTGGAATAATCCACAGCCAAAAGCTTATAAAGAATTTAATCCGATAAAATTAGTAGAAAAGTGGGATACTCCAATATTAGTGATTCATGGAGGAAGGGATTATAGAGTACCTTATACTCAGGGTTTGGAAGCTTTTCAGGTAGCTCAGTTAAAAGGTATAAAGAGCAGGTTGCTATTCTTTCCTGAAGAAAGTCATTGGGTTCAACAGCCACAAAACGGAATTATCTGGCAAAAAGAGTTTTTTAAATGGTTAAAAGAAACTCTTTAA
- a CDS encoding BCCT family transporter encodes MSKSIKQKLSFTTSFSKSVALPGLLVIVFVSIFCGFFPEKANTILLIIQGYIFEKLSWVYVLLITFFILFLIILALSKLGNIRLGSDNSKPKYSFFSWIAMLFAAGMGIGLMYFGVAETMSHYSNPPIPGGDAIERAKNAQLYTFFHWGIHAWAIYATLGLILAYFSYRYKLPLAIRSALYPLLKDKINGTFGNIIDTFALCSTFFGIATTLGFGIVQLCAGLTSTGLIENPGFIFQIIIVVVVMSIAIGSTLSGLDKGVKKLSELNLLLALLFMLFILFTGPTIYILGTFSEGVGYYISNFTSLTFNTFAFETDGQQWFSQWTILYWAWWISWAPFVGLFIAKISKGRTIREFIIAVLIIPSIFNFLWMSIFGSSAIWIDKFEADGALGAMVNNPDILLFKFFEYFPLTKILNILAIGIITVFFVTSADSGILVMNSIASKQNQKIPKWQNIFWGILLIVLSLAMLRSGGLKSLQTMTLITALPFGLIMLLLCFCLWKALQVDVKFHQSDFSYGSFAWNGSNWKNRLEQILTFSKKKDVKTFFQDVVFVAFTEFKNQLSDNNIEAVINKKETPDLSIELVITHDKFKNFVYGVSAEPQVISDSMIKENNAPDVQKGTMFVPITYFSDGRRGHDIQYMTKNEIIADILREYERFITLISDNENEIIINT; translated from the coding sequence ATGAGTAAGTCTATTAAACAAAAACTATCATTCACAACCTCTTTTTCCAAGTCTGTTGCATTACCAGGGCTTTTAGTTATTGTATTTGTATCTATATTTTGCGGATTTTTCCCTGAAAAGGCTAATACTATATTATTAATTATTCAAGGTTACATCTTCGAAAAACTGAGTTGGGTTTATGTTTTGCTGATTACTTTTTTCATCCTTTTTCTAATCATTTTAGCATTGAGCAAGCTTGGAAATATTCGTTTAGGCTCTGATAATTCAAAACCTAAGTATAGTTTTTTTTCATGGATAGCTATGCTTTTCGCGGCAGGAATGGGAATAGGTCTTATGTATTTTGGAGTAGCAGAAACCATGTCTCATTATAGTAATCCTCCGATTCCGGGTGGTGATGCAATTGAAAGAGCAAAAAATGCACAACTCTATACTTTTTTTCATTGGGGAATACACGCCTGGGCCATCTATGCTACTCTTGGTTTAATACTTGCTTATTTTTCATACAGATATAAACTACCTTTAGCTATTAGAAGTGCATTGTATCCTTTACTAAAAGATAAAATAAACGGAACATTCGGAAATATAATTGATACTTTTGCTCTTTGCAGTACTTTTTTCGGAATCGCTACTACCCTTGGTTTTGGAATCGTTCAACTTTGTGCAGGACTCACCAGCACAGGTCTGATTGAAAATCCCGGGTTTATCTTTCAGATTATTATTGTCGTTGTAGTCATGTCTATTGCTATTGGCTCAACATTAAGCGGTTTAGATAAAGGAGTTAAAAAATTAAGTGAATTAAATTTACTTTTAGCCTTATTGTTTATGCTTTTCATTCTTTTCACAGGTCCTACGATATACATTTTAGGAACTTTTAGTGAAGGTGTAGGATATTATATAAGCAATTTTACCAGCTTAACATTTAATACATTCGCTTTTGAAACCGATGGACAGCAGTGGTTTTCTCAATGGACTATTTTATACTGGGCCTGGTGGATTTCATGGGCTCCTTTTGTGGGATTATTTATTGCTAAGATATCTAAGGGAAGAACTATACGAGAATTTATTATTGCGGTTTTGATTATCCCTTCAATCTTTAATTTTTTATGGATGAGCATTTTCGGAAGCAGTGCCATTTGGATAGATAAATTTGAGGCAGATGGGGCATTGGGCGCCATGGTTAATAATCCGGATATATTACTATTTAAATTTTTCGAATATTTTCCACTTACTAAAATTTTAAATATTCTAGCCATAGGTATTATAACGGTATTTTTTGTTACTTCGGCAGATTCCGGAATTCTGGTTATGAATAGTATCGCTTCCAAACAAAATCAAAAAATCCCTAAGTGGCAAAATATATTCTGGGGCATTTTATTAATTGTTCTTTCACTTGCAATGCTTAGATCCGGAGGCTTAAAATCACTTCAAACAATGACTTTGATAACTGCGTTACCCTTTGGCCTGATAATGCTCTTGCTTTGTTTTTGTCTCTGGAAAGCTTTACAGGTTGACGTAAAATTTCATCAATCCGATTTTTCGTATGGAAGCTTTGCCTGGAATGGGAGCAACTGGAAAAACAGACTTGAACAAATTCTTACATTTTCAAAAAAGAAAGACGTCAAAACATTTTTTCAGGATGTTGTATTTGTAGCATTCACTGAGTTTAAAAACCAACTATCTGATAACAATATAGAAGCTGTCATTAATAAAAAAGAGACCCCTGATTTGTCTATTGAACTAGTGATAACACATGATAAATTTAAAAATTTTGTTTACGGAGTTTCTGCTGAGCCTCAAGTAATTTCAGATTCTATGATTAAAGAAAATAATGCACCTGATGTTCAAAAAGGAACCATGTTTGTGCCTATTACTTATTTTAGCGATGGACGAAGAGGACACGATATACAATATATGACTAAAAATGAAATAATTGCTGATATACTAAGAGAGTATGAACGATTCATAACTTTAATATCTGATAATGAAAATGAGATTATTATTAATACATAA
- the mtgA gene encoding monofunctional biosynthetic peptidoglycan transglycosylase — protein MKIFKWIKRILIGLFLLSIVMTFVYKWVPVPFTELMLKRYFVNGSSIKKEWVPLDQIANSMQLAVVSSEDQNFLTHSGFDFKEIQKIIEKDGAPKRGASTISQQTAKNVFLWDGRNYVRKGLETYFTGLIELIWKKQRILEVYLNVAEFGDGIYGVQAAANHYFNKSASNLTKAEAATLAALLPNPREYGKKINGRYIQKRKIWIMRQMSNLGGKLVFS, from the coding sequence ATGAAAATATTTAAGTGGATAAAAAGAATATTGATAGGATTATTTTTATTATCCATTGTAATGACTTTCGTTTATAAATGGGTTCCCGTTCCCTTTACTGAACTTATGTTGAAAAGATATTTTGTCAATGGAAGTTCAATAAAAAAAGAATGGGTACCCTTAGATCAGATTGCCAATTCAATGCAGCTGGCTGTAGTATCCAGTGAAGATCAGAACTTTCTCACTCATAGTGGATTTGATTTTAAAGAAATTCAAAAAATTATTGAAAAAGACGGAGCACCTAAAAGAGGTGCCAGTACAATTTCCCAGCAAACCGCAAAAAATGTTTTTCTTTGGGATGGAAGAAACTATGTAAGAAAAGGACTGGAGACTTATTTTACTGGATTAATAGAGCTGATTTGGAAGAAACAGAGAATATTGGAAGTATATTTAAATGTTGCTGAATTCGGAGACGGTATTTATGGAGTTCAGGCTGCCGCAAATCATTATTTTAATAAATCAGCATCAAATCTTACAAAAGCAGAGGCGGCTACACTGGCAGCCTTGTTACCAAATCCAAGAGAATATGGAAAAAAAATAAACGGAAGATATATTCAAAAGCGAAAAATTTGGATCATGAGGCAGATGTCTAATTTAGGCGGAAAATTGGTCTTTTCTTAA